One genomic window of Cololabis saira isolate AMF1-May2022 chromosome 3, fColSai1.1, whole genome shotgun sequence includes the following:
- the LOC133427178 gene encoding protein tyrosine phosphatase type IVA 3-like, with translation MNRPAPVELCHKNMRFLITHNPTDSTLSSFKEDLNQYGVTTVVRVCDITYDKTTLEKDGITVHDWPFDDGAPPPSKLVEDWLNLLRKKFQEDPGSCVAVHCVAGLGRAPVLVALALIESGMKYEDAIQLIRQKRRGAINSKQLTYLEKYRSKQRLRFKDSNTRKNKCCTM, from the exons ATGAACCGTCCAGCTCCAGTGGAACTGTGCCACAAGAATATGAGATTCCTCATAACACACAACCCTACAGACAGCACACTCAGTTCCTTCAAAGAG GACTTAAACCAATATGGCGTCACAACTGTGGTGAGAGTTTGTGACATCACCTATGACAAAACTACACTCGAGAAAGATGGCATTACAGTACAT GATTGGCCGTTTGACGATGGAGCGCCCCCACCCAGCAAGCTTGTTGAGGATTGGCTGAATCTTCTGAGGAAGAAGTTTCAGGAAGATCCAGGAAGTTGTGTGGCAGTTCACTGTGTGGCTGGACTGGGAAG GGCCCCTGTGCTGGTTGCTTTGGCTCTAATAGAAAGCGGAATGAAGTATGAGGATGCCATTCAACTCATCAGACA gAAGCGGCGCGGAGCCATCAACAGTAAACAGCTAACTTACCTGGAGAAATATCGATCAAAGCAAAGACTCCGTTTCAAAGACTCTAATACACGCAAGAACAAGTGTTGCACTATGTGA